From the genome of Bosea sp. Tri-49, one region includes:
- the rplI gene encoding 50S ribosomal protein L9: MEVILLERVAKLGQMGETVRVRDGYARNFLLARGKALRATEENKKRFETQRAQLETRNLELKREADSVAESLNGQSVVILRQSGESGVLYGSVSTRDIAEALSAAGFSVDRNQVTLNTPIKTLGLHTLPVVLHPEVSVTVTVNVARSAQEAERQAAGENVTAREEFDLDDLGLEVGAALAEAGDNDDR, translated from the coding sequence ATGGAAGTGATCCTGCTCGAACGCGTCGCCAAGCTCGGCCAGATGGGTGAGACCGTGCGCGTCCGCGACGGCTATGCCCGCAATTTCCTGCTCGCCCGCGGCAAGGCCCTGCGCGCCACCGAAGAAAACAAGAAGCGCTTCGAGACCCAGCGTGCCCAGCTCGAGACCCGCAACCTCGAGCTGAAGCGCGAGGCCGATTCGGTCGCCGAGAGCCTGAACGGCCAGTCGGTGGTGATCCTGCGCCAGTCCGGCGAATCCGGTGTGCTCTACGGCTCGGTCTCGACCCGCGACATCGCCGAGGCGCTGAGCGCTGCAGGCTTCTCGGTCGACCGCAACCAGGTCACGCTCAACACCCCGATCAAGACGCTCGGCCTGCATACCCTCCCGGTCGTGCTGCATCCGGAGGTCTCGGTCACCGTCACTGTGAACGTCGCCCGCTCCGCCCAGGAAGCCGAGCGCCAGGCTGCCGGCGAGAACGTCACGGCCCGCGAAGAGTTCGATCTGGACGATCTCGGCCTCGAGGTCGGTGCGGCGCTGGCCGAGGCCGGCGACAACGACGACCGCTGA
- the fabD gene encoding ACP S-malonyltransferase: protein MATAFIFPGQGSQAVGMGKALAEAFPVARAVFDEVDAALSQKLSTLMWEGPAEELTLTANAQPALMTVSLAAIRVLEAEAGLSLKNDAAFVAGHSLGEYSALAAAGTFSIGDAARLLRIRGDAMQKAVPAGEGAMAALLGVELDQARAIAADAAEGQVCQVANDNGGGQVVLSGAKAAIERAIALAGERGVRRAMLLPVSAPFHCALMQPAAEAMQAALAEVSMLAPVVPVMANVGAAPLSDPAAIRASLVAQVTGTVRWRECVEAMAAAGVTQFYEVGSGKVLAGLVKRIAAGATAASIGSPDDIAAYKAQKG, encoded by the coding sequence ATGGCGACGGCTTTCATCTTTCCAGGGCAGGGTTCGCAGGCGGTCGGCATGGGCAAGGCACTCGCTGAAGCCTTCCCGGTCGCGCGCGCCGTCTTCGACGAAGTCGACGCCGCGCTCTCGCAGAAGCTTTCCACCCTGATGTGGGAAGGCCCGGCCGAGGAGCTGACCCTGACCGCCAACGCACAGCCCGCCCTTATGACGGTCAGTCTCGCCGCCATCCGCGTGCTCGAGGCTGAAGCCGGGCTCTCTCTCAAGAACGATGCCGCCTTCGTTGCCGGCCATTCGCTCGGCGAATATTCGGCGCTGGCCGCGGCTGGTACCTTCTCGATTGGCGATGCCGCCCGGCTGCTTCGCATCCGCGGCGACGCCATGCAGAAGGCTGTGCCGGCTGGTGAGGGTGCGATGGCGGCACTACTCGGTGTGGAGCTCGACCAGGCCCGTGCCATCGCTGCCGATGCCGCCGAGGGTCAAGTTTGCCAGGTGGCCAATGATAATGGTGGCGGCCAAGTCGTGCTCTCGGGCGCCAAGGCGGCGATCGAACGGGCTATCGCGCTCGCTGGCGAGCGCGGCGTGCGTCGTGCCATGCTCCTGCCGGTCTCCGCGCCCTTCCATTGCGCCTTGATGCAGCCGGCTGCCGAAGCGATGCAGGCGGCGCTGGCCGAGGTTTCAATGTTGGCGCCGGTCGTGCCCGTTATGGCCAATGTCGGCGCCGCCCCGCTGAGTGATCCGGCTGCGATCCGTGCTTCGCTGGTGGCGCAGGTCACTGGTACGGTGCGCTGGCGCGAATGCGTCGAGGCGATGGCAGCTGCCGGCGTGACCCAATTCTACGAGGTCGGCTCCGGCAAGGTGCTCGCCGGTCTGGTCAAGCGCATCGCGGCGGGAGCTACGGCGGCGTCGATCGGTTCGCCGGACGACATCGCGGCTTACAAGGCCCAAAAGGGCTGA
- a CDS encoding replicative DNA helicase has protein sequence MSSATALVTRLDASREANFRVQPHNIEAEQALLGAILVNNDAFYRVSDFLLPDHFFEELHRRIFEMTASLIRAGKIATPITLKTFIGEIDLGGVTAPQYLARLAAEATTVINAGDYGRTVYDLAIRRQLIGVGEELVNVAYDAPVEMAPREQIEDAERKLYALAEKGRYEGGFQKFDGALRLAIDMAASAFQRAGGLSGISSGLRDLDQRMGGLQRSDLIVLAGRPAMGKTSLATNIAFNMAKAWRGERQEDGTLKSVDGAIVGFFSLEMSADQLATRIVAEQSGISSYKIRQGRITEGDFARLTDVAAQIEKLPLYIDQTGGISIAQLVARARRLQRQKGLDILFIDYLQLLSGSSKNGQNRVQELTEITTSLKALAKELNVPIVALSQLSRQVESRDDKRPQLSDLRESGSIEQDADVVMFVYREEYYLKGKEPRPGTDEHNKWQIEMEAAHGLAELIIGKQRHGPTGTVALQFDADVTRFSDRADQSHLPERLE, from the coding sequence ATGTCCAGCGCCACCGCCCTCGTCACCCGCCTCGACGCCAGTCGCGAGGCGAACTTCCGTGTCCAGCCTCACAACATCGAGGCGGAGCAGGCACTGCTGGGCGCGATCCTGGTCAACAACGACGCGTTCTACCGCGTCTCGGACTTCCTGCTGCCCGACCATTTCTTCGAGGAGCTGCATCGGCGCATCTTCGAGATGACGGCGAGCCTGATCCGCGCCGGCAAGATCGCGACGCCGATCACACTCAAGACCTTCATCGGCGAGATCGATCTCGGCGGCGTCACGGCGCCCCAGTACCTGGCGCGGCTTGCGGCCGAGGCGACGACTGTCATCAACGCCGGCGACTATGGCCGCACGGTCTACGATCTCGCCATCCGCCGCCAGCTGATCGGCGTCGGCGAGGAGCTGGTCAACGTCGCCTATGATGCGCCGGTCGAGATGGCTCCGCGCGAGCAGATCGAGGATGCCGAACGCAAGCTCTATGCGCTCGCCGAGAAAGGCCGCTATGAGGGCGGTTTCCAGAAATTCGACGGAGCGCTCCGGCTCGCCATCGACATGGCGGCCAGCGCCTTCCAGCGCGCCGGCGGTCTCTCGGGCATCTCGTCAGGCCTGCGCGATCTCGACCAGCGCATGGGCGGCCTGCAGCGCTCCGACCTGATCGTGCTCGCCGGCCGCCCGGCCATGGGCAAGACCTCGCTCGCCACCAACATCGCCTTCAACATGGCCAAGGCCTGGCGCGGCGAGCGCCAGGAGGATGGCACGCTCAAATCGGTCGACGGCGCCATCGTCGGTTTCTTCTCGCTCGAAATGTCGGCCGATCAGCTCGCCACCCGTATTGTGGCCGAGCAATCGGGCATCTCCTCCTACAAGATCAGACAGGGCCGCATCACCGAGGGCGATTTCGCCCGACTGACCGACGTCGCTGCCCAGATCGAGAAGCTGCCGCTCTATATCGACCAGACCGGCGGCATCTCGATCGCCCAGCTCGTCGCCCGCGCCCGAAGGCTGCAGCGCCAGAAGGGGCTCGACATCCTGTTCATCGACTACCTGCAACTGCTCTCCGGCTCTTCGAAGAATGGCCAGAACCGCGTGCAGGAGCTGACCGAGATCACCACCAGCCTGAAGGCGCTGGCCAAGGAGCTCAACGTCCCGATCGTCGCGCTCTCACAGCTCTCGCGACAGGTCGAGAGTCGCGACGACAAGCGCCCGCAGCTCTCGGACCTGCGTGAATCCGGCTCGATCGAGCAGGACGCCGACGTGGTCATGTTCGTCTATCGCGAGGAGTATTATCTCAAGGGGAAGGAGCCCCGGCCGGGCACCGACGAGCACAACAAGTGGCAGATCGAAATGGAGGCAGCCCATGGGCTCGCCGAACTCATCATCGGCAAGCAGCGCCACGGCCCGACCGGAACCGTCGCCTTGCAGTTCGACGCCGACGTGACGCGCTTCTCCGACAGGGCTGACCAGAGCCATCTACCGGAACGTCTCGAATGA
- a CDS encoding acyl carrier protein yields the protein MSDVAERVKKIVIEHLGVEPEKVVEGANFIEDLGADSLDTVELVMAFEEEFGVEIPDDAAETIVTVGDAVKFLSKSA from the coding sequence ATGAGCGATGTCGCCGAGCGCGTGAAGAAGATCGTGATCGAGCATCTCGGCGTTGAGCCGGAGAAGGTGGTCGAGGGCGCCAATTTCATTGAGGACCTCGGTGCGGACAGCCTCGACACCGTCGAGCTGGTCATGGCGTTCGAGGAAGAGTTCGGCGTCGAGATTCCCGATGACGCGGCCGAGACGATCGTGACCGTCGGCGACGCGGTCAAGTTCCTGTCGAAGTCGGCCTGA
- the fabF gene encoding beta-ketoacyl-ACP synthase II produces the protein MRRVVVTGLGMVTPLACGVEPSWSRILAGESGARPITTFDVSDLPAQIACTVPRGDGSNGTFNPDDWMEPKEQRKVDDFIIFAMAAATQALRDSGWKPESYEDQIATGVAIGSGIGGLGGIYEASLLLKERGPRRLSPFFIPGRLSNLAAGYVSIEHGLKGPNHAVVTACSTGAHAIGDAARMVALGDAEVMLAGGAESAVNRIGIAGFCACRALSTGFNETPEKASRPYDKDRDGFVMGEGAGVVVLEELDHAKARGARIYAEVVGYGMSGDAYHITSPSEDGDGAYRCMQAALKRAGLRASDLDYINAHGTSTQVGDEIELRAVERLLANAPNRPAMSSTKSATGHLLGAAGAIEAIFSILAIRDQVVPPTINLDNPSVETELDLVPHKAKKRKVDIALSNSFGFGGTNASLVMRRFVD, from the coding sequence ATGCGACGTGTCGTCGTCACCGGACTAGGCATGGTGACCCCGCTTGCTTGCGGGGTTGAGCCGAGCTGGTCACGCATTCTGGCTGGTGAAAGCGGCGCCCGCCCGATCACCACCTTCGACGTGTCCGATCTGCCAGCGCAGATCGCCTGCACTGTTCCGCGCGGCGACGGCTCGAACGGCACCTTCAATCCCGACGACTGGATGGAGCCGAAGGAGCAGCGCAAGGTCGATGATTTCATCATCTTCGCCATGGCCGCGGCGACGCAGGCGCTGCGGGATTCCGGTTGGAAGCCCGAGAGCTACGAGGACCAGATCGCGACCGGCGTAGCCATCGGCTCCGGTATTGGCGGGCTGGGCGGTATCTATGAGGCCTCGCTGCTGCTGAAGGAGCGCGGCCCGCGCCGGCTCTCACCCTTCTTCATCCCCGGCCGCCTCAGTAATCTGGCCGCCGGCTATGTCTCGATCGAACATGGTCTGAAGGGGCCGAACCACGCGGTCGTCACCGCCTGTTCGACCGGCGCCCATGCCATTGGCGATGCGGCCCGTATGGTCGCGCTCGGCGATGCCGAGGTCATGCTGGCCGGCGGCGCCGAATCCGCAGTCAACCGTATCGGTATCGCCGGCTTCTGCGCTTGCCGTGCCCTGTCTACCGGTTTCAATGAGACGCCGGAGAAGGCGTCGCGCCCCTATGACAAGGATCGCGACGGCTTCGTCATGGGCGAGGGCGCTGGCGTCGTGGTGCTCGAGGAACTCGATCACGCCAAGGCGCGCGGCGCGCGAATCTATGCCGAGGTCGTCGGCTACGGCATGTCGGGCGATGCCTATCACATCACCTCGCCCTCCGAGGATGGCGACGGCGCCTATCGCTGCATGCAGGCGGCGCTGAAGCGGGCCGGTCTGCGCGCCTCGGATCTCGACTACATCAACGCCCACGGCACCTCGACCCAGGTCGGTGACGAGATCGAGCTGCGCGCCGTCGAGCGCCTGCTCGCCAACGCTCCGAATCGACCGGCCATGTCCTCGACCAAATCGGCGACCGGCCATCTGCTCGGTGCCGCCGGGGCGATCGAGGCGATCTTCTCGATCTTGGCCATCCGCGATCAGGTCGTGCCGCCGACGATCAATCTCGACAATCCGTCCGTCGAGACCGAGCTCGATCTGGTGCCGCACAAGGCGAAGAAGCGGAAGGTCGACATCGCTCTGTCGAACTCGTTCGGTTTCGGCGGGACCAACGCCTCGCTGGTGATGCGCCGCTTCGTCGACTGA
- the rpsR gene encoding 30S ribosomal protein S18, which translates to MSTASAGARRPFFRRRKSCPFSGEGAPKIDYKDVRLLSRYISERGKIVPSRITAVSAKKQRELAQAIKRARFLGLLPYVIR; encoded by the coding sequence ATGTCGACTGCATCCGCCGGCGCCCGCCGCCCCTTCTTCCGCCGCCGCAAGTCCTGCCCGTTCTCGGGCGAGGGCGCGCCGAAGATCGACTACAAGGATGTGCGCCTGCTTTCGCGTTACATCTCCGAGCGCGGCAAGATCGTGCCGTCGCGCATCACGGCCGTCTCGGCCAAGAAGCAGCGTGAGCTCGCCCAGGCGATCAAGCGCGCCCGCTTCCTTGGCCTGCTGCCCTACGTCATCCGCTGA
- the rpsF gene encoding 30S ribosomal protein S6, translated as MALYEHVLLARQDVSAQQVEALVEQFKGIIEANGGSIPKVEYWGVKSLGYRIKKNRKAHYSLLNINAPAAAVAEMERQMRINEDVLRFMTIRVEELEEGQSVMLQKRDRDERSDRFDRGPGGGDRFDRDRGPRRERPRREDEATTETTAGEA; from the coding sequence ATGGCATTGTACGAGCACGTTCTGCTCGCGCGGCAAGATGTCAGCGCGCAGCAGGTCGAGGCCCTTGTCGAGCAGTTCAAGGGCATCATCGAGGCGAATGGCGGTTCCATCCCCAAGGTCGAGTACTGGGGTGTGAAGTCGCTTGGCTATCGCATCAAGAAGAACCGCAAGGCGCACTACTCGCTCCTGAACATCAACGCTCCCGCGGCCGCCGTGGCCGAGATGGAGCGCCAGATGCGCATCAACGAGGACGTGCTGCGCTTCATGACCATCCGCGTCGAGGAACTCGAGGAAGGTCAGTCGGTCATGCTGCAGAAGCGCGACCGCGACGAGCGCAGCGATCGCTTCGACCGCGGCCCCGGCGGCGGCGACCGTTTCGACCGTGACCGCGGCCCGCGCCGCGAGCGCCCGCGTCGTGAAGACGAAGCGACCACCGAAACCACCGCTGGGGAGGCCTGA
- a CDS encoding DUF2232 domain-containing protein has protein sequence MLPIVGIGAGLVSALLFTVVITGSPLALLLSYVAPLPVFIAALGWNHRAGLVAVAAGTLAVTVVLKLSLGLAFAVGAALPAWWIAYLALLARTDETGASEWYPLGRLLVWIAAVATLVTVGGALAISTDFETYRRVMTHGLQLLFSGGEGISPVVRLPPGVDPGELAAQLALLVPVAAGASFVPMIVANLWLAAKAVQLSGRLPRPWPFIPSTRLPAVAVAGLVGGILLSFAGGFVGLAGAALAGALIAAFGLTGLAAVHDLSRGKAWRSPTLFALYLALVIMLVTVFPFLALFGIADALIDLRRRKPPASPAA, from the coding sequence ATGCTCCCTATCGTCGGCATCGGCGCCGGGCTGGTCTCAGCCCTTTTGTTCACAGTGGTGATCACCGGATCGCCGCTGGCGTTGCTGTTGTCCTATGTCGCGCCGCTCCCGGTCTTCATCGCGGCGCTCGGCTGGAACCATCGCGCCGGGCTGGTCGCGGTCGCCGCCGGCACGCTTGCCGTCACAGTCGTGCTGAAGCTCTCGCTCGGCCTCGCCTTCGCGGTCGGCGCGGCGCTGCCGGCCTGGTGGATCGCCTATCTCGCTTTGCTGGCACGCACCGACGAAACGGGTGCGAGCGAATGGTATCCGCTCGGGCGCCTGCTCGTCTGGATCGCCGCCGTCGCGACGCTGGTGACGGTCGGCGGCGCACTCGCCATTTCAACCGACTTCGAGACCTATCGTCGCGTGATGACCCATGGGCTGCAGCTCCTGTTCAGCGGCGGCGAGGGCATCAGCCCGGTCGTGCGCTTGCCGCCCGGCGTCGATCCCGGGGAGCTCGCGGCACAGCTCGCCCTCCTTGTCCCGGTCGCTGCCGGCGCTTCCTTCGTGCCGATGATCGTCGCCAATCTCTGGCTGGCGGCGAAAGCCGTACAGCTCTCCGGCCGGCTGCCTCGGCCCTGGCCTTTCATTCCCTCGACACGCCTGCCGGCCGTGGCCGTGGCCGGGCTCGTCGGCGGGATTCTGCTGAGCTTCGCCGGCGGCTTTGTCGGGCTCGCCGGAGCGGCTTTGGCTGGGGCGCTGATCGCCGCCTTCGGGCTCACCGGGCTCGCCGCCGTGCACGATCTCAGCCGCGGCAAGGCCTGGCGGTCGCCGACCCTGTTCGCGCTCTATCTCGCGCTGGTGATCATGCTGGTCACCGTCTTCCCGTTCCTTGCGCTGTTCGGCATCGCCGATGCGCTGATCGACCTTCGCCGGCGGAAACCGCCAGCGTCGCCTGCTGCCTGA
- the fabG gene encoding 3-oxoacyl-[acyl-carrier-protein] reductase — protein sequence MLDLTGKRALVTGATGGLGGAIARRLHAQGATVALSGTRVEALEALAKELGERAEITPCDLSNRDSVEALVPAAEAKLGGLDILVNNAGVTRDNLFMRLKDEDWDFVLAVNLTAAFRLSRAAVKSMMRRRYGRIVSIGSVVGTSGNPGQGNYAASKAGLIGMSKSLAAEVASRNITVNVVAPGFIESPMTEVLNEKQREGILSDVPMGRLGQGADIAAAVAYLASEEAGYVTGQTLHVNGGMAMI from the coding sequence ATGCTCGATCTGACGGGAAAGAGGGCGCTGGTCACTGGCGCCACCGGCGGTCTCGGCGGCGCCATCGCGCGCCGGCTTCATGCCCAGGGCGCGACCGTCGCCCTGTCCGGTACGCGGGTCGAGGCGCTGGAGGCGCTGGCGAAGGAACTGGGCGAGCGGGCCGAAATCACGCCTTGTGATCTGTCCAATCGCGACTCGGTCGAGGCGCTGGTGCCGGCGGCCGAAGCCAAGCTCGGCGGGCTCGACATCCTCGTCAACAATGCCGGCGTGACCCGCGACAACCTCTTCATGCGCCTCAAGGACGAGGACTGGGACTTCGTGCTCGCCGTCAACCTCACCGCGGCCTTCCGGCTCTCGCGTGCGGCCGTGAAGAGCATGATGCGCCGACGCTATGGCCGCATCGTCTCGATCGGCTCCGTTGTGGGCACGAGCGGTAATCCGGGACAAGGCAACTACGCCGCCTCCAAGGCCGGCCTGATCGGCATGTCGAAGTCGCTGGCGGCGGAGGTGGCGAGCCGCAACATCACCGTCAACGTCGTCGCACCTGGCTTCATCGAGTCGCCGATGACAGAAGTGCTGAATGAGAAGCAGCGCGAGGGCATTCTTTCCGACGTTCCGATGGGGCGGCTCGGGCAGGGAGCGGACATTGCCGCTGCTGTCGCGTATCTCGCCAGCGAGGAAGCCGGTTACGTCACCGGGCAGACCCTGCACGTCAACGGCGGAATGGCAATGATCTGA
- the alr gene encoding alanine racemase, with protein sequence MNSFDTPENAGYGALLTIDLDALAANWRMLRQRAGTEASAVVKANAYGIGIEPAVTALTKAGCKTFFVAHLSEAVRARAVAPDATIYVLNGLAPESGGTFAEHDLSPVLGSHEELLEWAGFRQRGAKVRPAALHVDTAMNRLGLWPGEGLDLAREKSGVIAAAGIGLLMSHFASSEVVDDPANARQIAAFAEIAAAFPGVPASLLNSSGHFLPNCPSYQLTRPGYALYGGNPTPGKPNPMRPVVGLEARIIQLREVQAGMQVGYNGTWTAKGRSKLATICLGYADGYPRNGSWTDHSQGGSALVGGVRCPFVGTVSMDLIIVDISDAPADAAVRGAPVTLIGGELDLEAVGAGAKTIGYEILTSLGRRHARRYVGL encoded by the coding sequence ATGAACTCCTTCGATACTCCTGAAAACGCCGGCTATGGCGCGCTGCTGACCATCGATCTTGACGCGCTCGCCGCCAATTGGCGCATGCTCCGCCAGCGCGCCGGGACGGAAGCGTCCGCCGTGGTCAAGGCCAATGCCTACGGCATCGGCATCGAACCGGCTGTCACCGCGCTCACCAAAGCCGGCTGCAAAACCTTCTTCGTCGCGCATCTCTCGGAAGCGGTGCGCGCCCGCGCCGTCGCCCCGGACGCGACGATCTACGTGCTCAACGGCCTCGCACCGGAGAGCGGCGGCACTTTCGCCGAGCACGATCTTTCGCCGGTGCTGGGCTCGCATGAGGAACTGCTCGAATGGGCCGGCTTCCGGCAGAGAGGCGCCAAGGTCAGGCCGGCGGCGCTGCATGTCGACACCGCCATGAACCGCCTCGGGCTTTGGCCAGGCGAAGGGCTCGACCTGGCGCGCGAGAAGAGCGGGGTCATCGCCGCAGCCGGGATCGGGCTGCTGATGAGCCATTTTGCCTCCTCCGAGGTGGTCGACGATCCGGCCAATGCCCGGCAGATCGCTGCCTTCGCCGAAATCGCCGCGGCCTTCCCCGGCGTGCCGGCATCACTGCTGAATTCCTCCGGCCATTTCCTGCCGAACTGTCCCTCCTATCAGCTCACCCGGCCGGGCTATGCGCTCTATGGCGGCAATCCGACCCCCGGAAAGCCGAACCCGATGCGGCCAGTCGTCGGGCTAGAGGCCCGGATCATCCAGCTGCGCGAGGTCCAAGCCGGGATGCAGGTTGGCTATAACGGCACCTGGACAGCGAAGGGCCGGAGCAAGCTCGCCACCATCTGCCTCGGCTACGCCGACGGCTATCCGCGCAATGGCAGCTGGACCGACCACTCGCAGGGCGGCTCGGCGCTGGTCGGCGGCGTGCGCTGCCCCTTCGTCGGCACGGTCTCGATGGACCTGATCATCGTCGACATCTCCGATGCGCCGGCCGACGCAGCCGTGCGCGGTGCACCTGTAACGCTGATCGGCGGCGAGCTCGACCTCGAAGCGGTTGGTGCCGGCGCCAAGACGATCGGCTACGAGATTCTGACCAGCCTCGGCCGCCGCCACGCGCGGCGCTATGTCGGGCTCTAG